From one Rhizobium rosettiformans genomic stretch:
- a CDS encoding ABC transporter ATP-binding protein — MSSYLKIDHIDKSFERGGVRTEVLKDITLTIDKGEFVSIIGHSGCGKSTLLNLIAGLTRVSAGAVLLENLEVNAPGPDRAVVFQNHSLLPWLTVYENVNLAVSKVFSGRKTKAEKHDWVMHNLDLVQMAHAKDKRPAEISGGMKQRVGIARALSMEPKVLLLDEPFGALDALTRAHLQDAVMEIHGRLGNTMIMITHDVDEAVLLSDRIVMMTNGPAARIGEILEVPIARPRNRIELASDRTYLKCREAVLKFLYERHRFVEAAE, encoded by the coding sequence ATGTCCAGCTATCTCAAGATCGACCACATCGACAAAAGCTTCGAGCGTGGCGGGGTCCGCACCGAGGTTCTGAAGGACATCACGCTTACTATCGACAAGGGCGAATTCGTCTCGATCATCGGCCATTCCGGCTGCGGAAAGTCGACGCTGCTCAATCTCATTGCCGGGCTTACGCGGGTAAGCGCAGGTGCAGTTCTCCTTGAAAACCTGGAGGTCAACGCCCCGGGGCCAGACCGTGCCGTGGTCTTCCAGAACCATTCGCTGCTGCCCTGGCTCACCGTTTACGAGAACGTCAATCTGGCTGTTTCCAAGGTGTTCTCCGGACGCAAGACGAAGGCTGAAAAGCATGACTGGGTCATGCACAATCTCGACCTGGTGCAGATGGCACATGCCAAGGACAAGCGGCCGGCCGAAATCTCCGGGGGCATGAAGCAACGTGTCGGCATTGCCCGTGCCCTGTCGATGGAGCCCAAGGTGCTGCTGCTCGACGAGCCCTTCGGTGCGCTCGACGCCCTGACGCGCGCGCATCTGCAGGATGCGGTCATGGAGATCCATGGCCGGCTCGGCAATACGATGATCATGATCACGCATGATGTCGACGAGGCGGTGCTGCTCTCCGACCGGATCGTGATGATGACCAACGGACCGGCTGCCCGGATCGGCGAGATCCTGGAGGTGCCGATCGCACGTCCCCGGAATCGGATCGAGCTTGCCTCCGACCGGACCTATCTCAAGTGCCGCGAGGCCGTATTGAAATTCCTCTACGAGCGCCATCGCTTCGTGGAAGCTGCGGAGTGA